A stretch of the Tardiphaga sp. 709 genome encodes the following:
- a CDS encoding amylo-alpha-1,6-glucosidase: MPIDAAATKLNAIADQKAVESPFYIPMTGPASRPRRALKHDDTFVVLDSHGDIGASAGGPDGLFNADTRYLARLELALNDVQPLLLGSNLRDDNSSLTVDLTNPDIYRNGRLVLQKDMLHIVRTFFLWRGAAYQRIGLQNHGEHRASFDLTLTFDNDFADLFEVRGEKRKHRGIATSRLIGPSDVALEYTGLDGRSLSTMVHFDPRPTRLAANTATYHFELKPQQTTSLFVAASCNAEAGHKPVPFFRGLLAHRREMRNFSKGAATVETSNDIFNEVLCQAMADLSILMTNTPQGRYPYAGIPWYSTTFGRDGLITALQLLWIDPRVARGVLKRLAAFQAKSVDPLADAEPGKILHEMRGGEMAALREVPFAQYYGSVDSTPLFVMLAGMYVERTGDDETLRELWPAVEAALAWIDGPGDPDKDGFVEYQRATEQGLQNQGWKDSYDAIFHADGKLAEGNIALAEVQGYVFAAKHLASRLALRIGLPDKARQLEAEAEQLAARFEEAFWCEELGTYALALDGKKMPCAVRASNAGQLLFTGIVREDRARMVAADLMRPHFFTGWGIRTIARGEARYNPMSYHDGSIWPHDNALITLGLARYGLKHSVEAVFKGLFDTAAYMDLRRLPELFCGFQREKRRGPTLYPVACAPQAWASATPYTLLEAALGIEFDVARGEIRFRNPRLPAFLQYVILRDLRLGESSVDLCLRKHENDVSLEVLRTRGQIQVSIVLTH, encoded by the coding sequence ATGCCCATCGATGCCGCCGCGACCAAGTTGAACGCTATCGCCGATCAAAAGGCAGTCGAATCGCCGTTTTACATTCCGATGACGGGTCCTGCGTCGCGTCCGCGGCGTGCGCTCAAGCACGACGATACGTTCGTGGTGCTCGACAGCCATGGTGACATCGGCGCGTCCGCGGGTGGGCCGGATGGCCTGTTCAATGCCGATACGCGTTATCTCGCGCGGCTGGAACTGGCACTGAATGACGTTCAGCCGCTGTTGCTCGGCTCGAATCTGCGCGATGACAACTCGTCGCTGACCGTCGATCTGACCAATCCGGATATCTATCGCAACGGCCGCCTCGTGCTGCAGAAAGATATGCTGCACATCGTGCGTACGTTCTTCCTGTGGCGTGGTGCGGCCTATCAGCGGATCGGCCTGCAAAATCACGGCGAACACCGCGCCAGTTTCGATCTGACGCTCACATTCGACAATGACTTTGCCGATCTGTTCGAGGTGCGCGGCGAAAAACGCAAGCATCGCGGCATCGCCACGAGTCGCCTGATCGGACCGAGTGACGTTGCGCTGGAATATACCGGCCTCGACGGCCGGTCGCTTAGCACGATGGTGCATTTCGATCCGCGCCCGACGCGGCTGGCAGCCAATACCGCGACCTACCACTTCGAGCTGAAGCCGCAGCAAACGACGTCGCTGTTCGTTGCCGCCAGTTGCAACGCCGAGGCCGGCCACAAGCCTGTGCCGTTCTTTCGTGGGTTGCTCGCGCATCGCCGCGAGATGCGCAATTTCAGCAAGGGTGCGGCGACGGTCGAGACCTCGAATGATATTTTCAACGAGGTGCTCTGCCAGGCGATGGCCGATCTCAGCATCCTGATGACGAATACGCCGCAGGGGCGATACCCCTATGCCGGTATTCCCTGGTACTCCACGACATTCGGCCGCGATGGCCTGATCACGGCGTTGCAACTGTTGTGGATCGATCCGCGCGTGGCGCGCGGCGTGCTCAAACGGCTTGCGGCATTTCAGGCGAAATCGGTCGATCCGCTGGCGGATGCCGAGCCCGGCAAGATCCTGCACGAAATGCGCGGCGGCGAGATGGCTGCGCTCCGCGAAGTTCCGTTCGCGCAATATTACGGCAGCGTCGACTCCACGCCGCTCTTTGTGATGCTCGCAGGGATGTATGTCGAGCGCACCGGCGATGATGAAACCCTGCGCGAGCTGTGGCCGGCCGTTGAGGCGGCCCTCGCATGGATCGACGGTCCGGGCGATCCCGACAAGGATGGCTTCGTAGAATATCAGCGCGCTACCGAACAGGGGCTTCAGAACCAGGGCTGGAAAGATTCGTATGACGCCATCTTCCATGCCGATGGAAAGCTCGCTGAGGGCAATATCGCGCTGGCGGAAGTGCAGGGTTATGTCTTCGCCGCCAAGCATCTGGCGTCGCGTCTCGCATTGCGCATAGGCCTGCCCGACAAGGCCCGGCAGCTCGAGGCCGAAGCGGAGCAACTTGCTGCGCGGTTCGAGGAAGCTTTCTGGTGCGAGGAACTCGGCACCTATGCGCTTGCGCTCGACGGCAAGAAGATGCCTTGCGCGGTTCGCGCCTCCAATGCGGGCCAGTTGCTGTTCACCGGCATCGTCCGTGAAGACCGTGCGCGCATGGTCGCCGCTGACCTGATGCGTCCGCATTTCTTCACCGGCTGGGGCATTCGCACCATTGCGCGCGGGGAGGCGCGCTACAATCCCATGTCCTATCATGACGGCTCGATCTGGCCGCACGACAATGCGCTGATTACACTCGGTCTGGCACGCTATGGCCTGAAGCATTCGGTCGAGGCCGTCTTCAAGGGCCTGTTCGACACCGCGGCCTATATGGACTTGCGACGATTGCCGGAATTGTTCTGCGGCTTTCAGCGCGAAAAACGCCGCGGCCCGACCTTGTATCCGGTGGCCTGCGCGCCGCAGGCCTGGGCCAGCGCAACGCCGTATACTCTGCTCGAGGCAGCGTTAGGAATCGAATTCGATGTCGCGCGCGGCGAGATTCGTTTCCGCAATCCGCGGCTGCCCGCTTTCCTGCAATACGTCATTTTGCGTGATCTCCGGCTCGGCGAGTCGAGCGTCGATCTCTGCCTGCGCAAACACGAGAACGATGTGTCGCTGGAAGTGCTGCGAACCCGCGGTCAAATCCAGGTATCGATCGTATTGACGCATTGA
- a CDS encoding PRC-barrel domain-containing protein: MPAIRTVAGLAVALALNAVAVCQAADAPVPPPASSAKSTPEAQPSVPSPAPDAAAVQPATPPPVASAPVAKPPSVTVIDAFDAKGILGRDVRSPASENMGRIADVIVDRAGQVRGAVIDFGGFLGVGSRKIVVDWGALHFWNVADKTASITLDLTREQVRAAPEYKDDQPIVVLGASGTLTPLRFPPLTMQER, from the coding sequence ATGCCTGCAATTCGCACCGTTGCCGGATTGGCTGTCGCGTTGGCGTTGAACGCCGTGGCCGTGTGCCAGGCGGCGGATGCGCCTGTGCCTCCGCCCGCGTCGTCAGCGAAATCCACCCCTGAAGCACAGCCGTCCGTGCCGTCGCCCGCACCTGATGCGGCTGCCGTGCAGCCGGCAACGCCACCCCCGGTCGCGTCTGCGCCTGTCGCCAAGCCGCCATCGGTTACGGTGATCGACGCTTTCGATGCCAAGGGCATTCTCGGCCGCGACGTGCGCAGTCCCGCAAGCGAGAATATGGGACGCATTGCCGATGTGATCGTCGATCGCGCGGGGCAGGTGCGCGGCGCGGTCATCGACTTCGGCGGATTCCTCGGGGTCGGCTCGCGCAAGATCGTGGTCGATTGGGGTGCGCTGCATTTCTGGAACGTGGCCGACAAGACCGCCAGCATCACGCTGGATCTCACACGCGAGCAGGTGCGCGCCGCGCCGGAATACAAGGACGACCAGCCGATCGTCGTGCTCGGTGCGTCCGGCACACTGACGCCGCTGAGGTTTCCGCCTCTCACCATGCAGGAGCGCTAA
- a CDS encoding MFS transporter: protein MAPESEPGPQEPQRSPEPSKQSLRGLDWFIFFLADVQTGFGPFVAVYLTTQKWTQVEIGFVLSIGGIVALLGQIPGGAIIDAARSTRLVAGAAVATIGGCALAYAALPVFPVIVAAATLHAMASCVLGPAIAAISLGLVGPLRIGERLGRNARFASLGNGVAAAVMGTCGYLLSSRSVFIVTFLLALPVLYALSRIRPQEINSAQAHGASTKEAESKKPIRFRDLVRQKPLLIFACAVLLLQLANAAMLPLMAGVVTTRSADWAPALIAFCIVVPQAIVAATSPTVGRKAQQWGRRPLLLIAFAALAIRGLLFAVVTDPFALVAVQVFDGVTAAVFSVMIPLIVADIAFGSGRFSLAQGIVGTATGIGASLSTVTAGFVADKLGAPVAFVGLACVAGLGLLLIWLVMPETRRDHGEA, encoded by the coding sequence ATTGCGCCGGAGTCCGAGCCGGGCCCGCAGGAGCCACAGCGGAGTCCGGAGCCGTCGAAGCAGAGCCTGCGCGGGCTCGACTGGTTCATCTTCTTTCTCGCCGACGTGCAAACCGGATTCGGCCCGTTCGTGGCGGTCTATCTCACCACGCAAAAATGGACGCAGGTCGAGATCGGCTTCGTGCTGTCGATCGGGGGCATCGTCGCGCTGCTCGGCCAAATTCCGGGTGGCGCGATCATCGATGCGGCGCGCTCGACGCGGCTGGTCGCCGGCGCCGCGGTCGCGACGATCGGCGGCTGTGCGCTAGCCTATGCCGCGCTGCCGGTGTTTCCTGTCATCGTCGCGGCAGCGACGCTGCATGCGATGGCGAGCTGCGTGCTCGGCCCCGCGATTGCCGCTATCAGCCTGGGGCTGGTCGGGCCGCTGCGGATCGGCGAACGGCTGGGGCGCAATGCGCGCTTCGCCTCGCTCGGCAACGGCGTCGCTGCCGCCGTCATGGGCACTTGCGGCTATCTGCTGTCCAGCCGGTCCGTGTTCATCGTCACCTTCTTGCTGGCGCTGCCGGTGCTTTATGCGCTGTCGCGGATTCGGCCCCAGGAGATCAATTCTGCTCAGGCCCATGGTGCCAGCACCAAAGAGGCCGAGAGTAAGAAGCCGATCCGTTTTCGCGATCTAGTGCGCCAGAAACCATTGTTGATTTTCGCCTGTGCTGTGCTGCTGCTGCAGCTTGCCAATGCCGCGATGCTGCCTTTGATGGCGGGCGTCGTCACGACGCGCTCCGCCGATTGGGCGCCGGCGCTGATCGCTTTCTGCATCGTGGTACCGCAGGCCATCGTCGCGGCGACCTCGCCGACGGTCGGCCGAAAGGCGCAGCAATGGGGCCGCCGGCCGCTGCTGCTGATCGCCTTCGCCGCGCTCGCGATCCGCGGATTGCTATTCGCCGTGGTCACCGATCCGTTTGCACTGGTTGCCGTGCAGGTCTTCGACGGCGTCACTGCAGCCGTGTTCAGCGTGATGATCCCGCTGATCGTCGCCGACATCGCCTTTGGCAGCGGTCGCTTCAGCCTTGCGCAAGGCATTGTCGGCACCGCCACCGGCATCGGCGCGTCGCTCAGCACGGTGACCGCCGGCTTCGTCGCCGACAAGCTCGGCGCGCCGGTTGCCTTTGTCGGCCTGGCCTGCGTCGCCGGGCTTGGCTTGTTGCTGATCTGGCTGGTGATGCCGGAAACCCGCCGCGACCACGGCGAGGCTTAG
- a CDS encoding pyridoxal-phosphate-dependent aminotransferase family protein: protein MVVRAGREFLAIPGPTTMPDEVLRAMHRPPLDIYSKEMVQLTFGLLRDIGTLFATKGNTYMYIANGHGAWEATLTNVLSRGDKILVLESGRFAVGWGHAARAMGVDVQSLKGDWNRAIRPAEVEATLRQDAKHEIKAVLAVQIDTASGAFNDIEAIGKAIKAVGHPALFMVDTVASLGCMPFEMDAWGIDVAMSGSQKGLMTPPGLGYVAANNRAREVHKTANLRTPYWDWTERDGDEHYRKHSGTAPVHLMFAQRQAIDMLFDETLVNVFQRHRLLAEAVRRAVAVWADGGVLSFNIIEPKERGNTVTTVRMNNPTPLLDYCRDKCGVILGVGIGDLHGKAFRIAHMGHVNAPMILGTLGVIEMGLQALGIPHGKGGVTAAVNFLGENVKP from the coding sequence ATGGTCGTTCGTGCAGGTCGTGAATTTCTCGCCATCCCCGGCCCCACCACGATGCCAGACGAAGTATTGCGGGCGATGCATCGTCCGCCGCTGGATATCTACTCCAAGGAAATGGTGCAGCTCACATTCGGACTGCTGCGCGATATCGGCACGTTGTTCGCCACCAAAGGCAACACCTATATGTATATCGCCAACGGCCATGGTGCCTGGGAAGCGACGCTCACCAATGTGCTGTCGCGCGGCGACAAGATCCTGGTGCTGGAAAGCGGACGTTTCGCGGTCGGCTGGGGCCATGCGGCGCGCGCCATGGGCGTCGACGTGCAGAGCCTGAAGGGCGACTGGAATCGCGCCATTCGTCCTGCCGAGGTTGAAGCTACGTTGCGACAAGACGCCAAGCATGAAATCAAGGCTGTGCTTGCAGTGCAGATCGACACGGCGTCAGGCGCGTTCAACGACATTGAAGCCATCGGCAAGGCGATCAAGGCCGTCGGTCATCCCGCATTATTCATGGTCGACACCGTGGCGTCGCTCGGCTGCATGCCATTCGAGATGGATGCATGGGGCATCGATGTCGCCATGTCCGGCTCACAGAAAGGCCTGATGACACCGCCCGGCCTCGGCTATGTCGCCGCGAATAACCGCGCACGCGAGGTGCACAAAACCGCCAATCTGCGCACGCCCTATTGGGACTGGACCGAGCGCGACGGCGACGAGCACTACCGGAAACATTCGGGCACCGCGCCGGTGCACCTGATGTTCGCGCAGCGTCAGGCCATCGACATGCTGTTCGATGAGACGCTCGTCAACGTGTTCCAGCGCCATCGATTGCTGGCGGAAGCCGTCCGCCGCGCCGTTGCCGTATGGGCCGATGGCGGCGTACTCAGCTTCAACATCATCGAGCCGAAAGAACGCGGCAACACGGTCACGACGGTGCGGATGAACAACCCGACGCCGCTGCTCGATTACTGCCGCGATAAATGCGGCGTCATTCTCGGCGTCGGCATCGGTGACCTGCACGGAAAAGCATTCCGCATCGCCCATATGGGCCATGTCAACGCGCCCATGATTCTCGGAACGCTCGGCGTGATCGAGATGGGACTGCAGGCGCTCGGCATTCCGCACGGCAAGGGCGGCGTCACGGCGGCGGTCAACTTCCTCGGCGAAAATGTGAAGCCCTAG
- a CDS encoding LssY C-terminal domain-containing protein: MADLQTDVIAQKQRRSRTFRAARLTLLALVIYGGIAYLLLPELWTHYEHQKSLAGLPMTTMTAQGIPGDPINVGLIGDKKDVLCAMHAAGWYPADPVTLRSSLEIVGSVLLDRPYREAPVSPLVYLGRREDLAFEKPVGNSADHRHHIRLWKVLDKGQEDRPVWLGDATFDRSVGISKYTGAITHHIAADIDAERAVLAGDLEKAGMVEAKYQVTGIGPTVAGHNGGGDLYYTDGEVWILRLVVACAKHDGPPETIPSPAATEIKDQIFQAIANVIGRDALTH, translated from the coding sequence GTGGCTGACCTGCAGACGGATGTCATTGCGCAAAAACAACGCCGCAGCCGGACATTCCGGGCGGCGCGGCTGACGCTGCTCGCTTTGGTCATCTATGGCGGCATCGCCTATCTGTTGCTCCCGGAACTCTGGACCCATTACGAGCACCAGAAGAGCCTTGCCGGATTGCCGATGACGACCATGACCGCGCAGGGCATCCCGGGCGATCCCATCAATGTCGGCCTGATCGGCGACAAGAAGGACGTGCTGTGCGCGATGCACGCTGCCGGCTGGTATCCCGCCGATCCCGTAACCCTGCGCTCGTCCCTCGAGATTGTCGGCAGCGTCCTGCTCGACCGCCCCTATCGCGAAGCACCGGTGAGCCCGCTGGTTTATCTCGGCCGTCGCGAGGATCTCGCTTTCGAGAAGCCGGTCGGCAACAGCGCTGATCATCGCCACCACATCCGGCTCTGGAAGGTCCTCGACAAGGGGCAGGAAGATCGCCCGGTCTGGCTCGGCGATGCGACTTTCGATCGCAGCGTCGGGATCAGCAAATACACCGGCGCGATCACGCATCATATCGCTGCCGATATCGACGCGGAGCGCGCGGTGCTCGCGGGCGACCTCGAAAAGGCCGGCATGGTCGAGGCCAAATATCAGGTCACCGGAATCGGCCCAACCGTCGCCGGCCACAATGGCGGCGGCGACCTGTACTACACCGATGGCGAAGTCTGGATCCTGCGGCTGGTGGTGGCCTGCGCCAAACACGACGGCCCTCCCGAGACAATCCCGAGCCCGGCGGCGACCGAGATCAAGGACCAGATCTTCCAGGCCATCGCGAATGTGATCGGGCGTGATGCGCTGACTCACTAA
- a CDS encoding thermonuclease family protein produces the protein MFRTFSLFIAMLCIPALAQAADVTGVPKIRDGDQMTIGATRIRLAGMDSPGLDQLCLNAAGERWTCGVAAHEALVEHVGDKSWTCHVLRTDRFGRSVARCEVDGEDISQWMVKSGWALSYVRFSHAYDADEKAAREAKAGLWAGAFFAPWDWRVRNKKTTILGSSKPPEDALPILLASASGHVAPSPTCRIKGNVNRAGVCIYHTPESRWYAKISMRISKGTRWFCSKEEAEAAGCRETRR, from the coding sequence ATGTTCCGCACCTTCTCACTTTTTATCGCGATGCTTTGCATTCCCGCACTGGCACAGGCCGCCGACGTGACCGGGGTGCCGAAGATTCGCGATGGCGACCAGATGACCATTGGCGCGACCCGCATCCGGCTCGCCGGCATGGATTCGCCCGGCCTCGATCAGTTGTGCCTGAATGCCGCCGGCGAGCGCTGGACCTGCGGCGTCGCGGCACATGAAGCGCTTGTTGAACATGTCGGCGACAAGAGCTGGACCTGCCACGTGCTAAGGACCGATCGCTTCGGTCGCTCGGTCGCCAGATGCGAGGTGGACGGCGAGGACATCAGCCAATGGATGGTGAAGAGCGGCTGGGCGCTCTCCTATGTGCGCTTCTCGCATGCCTATGACGCCGACGAGAAAGCCGCACGCGAGGCCAAGGCCGGACTTTGGGCCGGCGCGTTCTTCGCGCCCTGGGACTGGCGCGTCCGCAACAAGAAAACCACCATTCTCGGCTCGAGCAAGCCTCCGGAGGATGCCTTGCCGATCCTGCTGGCCTCGGCATCCGGCCACGTGGCGCCGTCGCCTACCTGCCGGATCAAGGGCAACGTCAACCGGGCCGGCGTCTGCATCTACCACACGCCCGAAAGCCGCTGGTATGCCAAGATCAGCATGCGGATCAGCAAGGGAACACGCTGGTTTTGCTCTAAAGAAGAGGCCGAAGCCGCCGGCTGCCGCGAGACCCGACGATGA
- a CDS encoding caspase family protein, with product MNVRQFRVSRRSITVAAAFVGLVSLALGANAALNKRSLEAAQAETVTGTINPVTKASRIALVIGNGHYPDAGAPLSQPINDARAMTSALRRDGFDVDVVEDATRDDMTRAVERLKAKIKPETVVMLYFGGYGVQVGRQSYMIPVDAAIWKERDIRRDGMSVEAVLDIMKEQGAQAKLVVLDASRRNPYERRFRGYSRGLAPIDVPENALILTSATPGKVADDVDGQNSLLATELLKNMKAKPASAESVFTNTRVAVTRATAGEQVPAVSSSLVEDILLGDSATAKAGS from the coding sequence ATGAACGTACGGCAGTTTCGCGTATCCCGTCGCTCTATCACTGTGGCCGCAGCTTTTGTCGGCCTGGTTTCGCTGGCGCTTGGCGCCAATGCCGCGCTGAACAAGCGCTCGCTGGAAGCTGCACAGGCCGAGACGGTGACCGGGACGATCAATCCCGTGACGAAGGCGTCGCGTATCGCGCTGGTGATCGGCAACGGTCATTACCCCGACGCCGGCGCGCCGCTGAGCCAGCCGATCAATGATGCACGTGCCATGACGAGCGCACTCCGCCGCGACGGTTTCGACGTCGATGTGGTGGAAGACGCGACCCGCGATGACATGACCCGCGCTGTCGAGCGCCTGAAGGCCAAGATCAAGCCTGAAACCGTCGTGATGCTGTATTTCGGTGGCTATGGCGTTCAGGTTGGCCGCCAGAGCTACATGATCCCGGTCGATGCCGCGATCTGGAAAGAGCGTGACATCCGCCGCGACGGCATGAGCGTCGAGGCCGTTCTCGATATCATGAAGGAGCAGGGTGCCCAGGCCAAACTGGTCGTGCTGGATGCGTCCCGCCGCAATCCCTATGAGCGCCGCTTCCGCGGTTACTCCCGTGGTCTCGCGCCGATCGATGTGCCTGAGAATGCGCTGATCCTGACCTCGGCGACGCCGGGCAAGGTTGCCGACGATGTGGATGGTCAGAACAGTCTGCTCGCAACCGAATTGCTGAAGAACATGAAGGCCAAGCCGGCGAGTGCCGAGTCCGTCTTCACCAACACCCGCGTTGCGGTTACCCGCGCGACCGCCGGTGAGCAGGTTCCTGCGGTGTCCTCGTCACTGGTTGAGGACATCCTGCTCGGTGACAGCGCAACGGCCAAAGCCGGTAGCTGA
- a CDS encoding efflux RND transporter periplasmic adaptor subunit, which yields MTLSVASSKRTTTWARLLVALSLCVFTQPALAADDPADAPKGAAVTVLTAAKSCFSATVEVSGILIPREEVSIRPDRPGLKVAEVMVDAGENVTAGQILARLTPPEGGSLQVQATVAGLVSASSAVVGSLASAKGEALFNIIARSEFEFIGQVPTRDLPKLKVDQPVKVKVIGAGELDGKVKRVASTVEPNSQLGQVVVSITSARRLMSNSYARAIIKTGESCGVSVPLTAVLYSAGGTVVQVVRRQRIETRRVEVGLMSGGRVEVREGLNDGDVIVARAGALLREGDPVRPVMANADAAK from the coding sequence ATGACCCTGTCCGTCGCCTCTTCCAAGCGAACCACCACATGGGCCAGATTGCTGGTCGCGCTGTCGCTATGCGTGTTCACGCAGCCCGCTCTGGCCGCCGACGATCCTGCTGATGCCCCGAAGGGTGCAGCAGTGACCGTGCTGACCGCCGCGAAGTCCTGCTTCTCCGCCACGGTCGAAGTCTCCGGCATCCTGATCCCGCGCGAGGAAGTCTCGATCCGTCCCGATCGTCCGGGCCTCAAGGTCGCAGAGGTCATGGTCGATGCCGGCGAGAACGTCACCGCGGGCCAGATCCTCGCACGCCTGACGCCACCGGAAGGCGGATCGCTTCAAGTTCAGGCCACGGTCGCAGGATTGGTCAGCGCCTCGTCCGCCGTGGTCGGATCGCTTGCATCGGCCAAGGGCGAGGCTCTTTTCAACATCATCGCGCGGAGCGAGTTCGAATTCATCGGCCAGGTACCGACCCGCGACCTGCCGAAGCTGAAAGTCGATCAGCCGGTCAAGGTCAAGGTGATCGGCGCTGGAGAGCTGGACGGTAAAGTGAAACGCGTCGCCTCCACCGTGGAGCCCAACAGCCAGCTCGGCCAGGTCGTGGTCTCGATCACCTCGGCCCGGCGGCTGATGAGCAATTCCTACGCGCGTGCCATCATCAAAACTGGCGAAAGCTGCGGCGTCTCAGTGCCATTGACTGCCGTTCTCTACAGTGCCGGCGGCACCGTCGTGCAGGTGGTCCGGCGGCAGCGTATCGAGACGCGGCGCGTCGAGGTTGGCCTGATGTCGGGCGGCCGCGTCGAAGTGCGCGAAGGCTTGAATGATGGCGATGTGATTGTCGCGCGCGCGGGCGCATTGCTGCGCGAAGGCGACCCGGTTCGTCCGGTGATGGCGAACGCAGACGCCGCGAAGTAA